One region of Quercus lobata isolate SW786 chromosome 2, ValleyOak3.0 Primary Assembly, whole genome shotgun sequence genomic DNA includes:
- the LOC115976990 gene encoding ABC transporter G family member 32 isoform X2 yields the protein MWNSAENAFARTASFREDGEDEEELRWAALERLPTYTRVRRGIFRNMVGDHMEIEVTELQAQEQKLVLDRLVTSVDDDPERFFQRMRSRFDAVDLEFPKIEVRFQNFTVESFVHVGSRALPTIPNYVTNMAEAFLRQLRLYRGQRSKLTILDGISGLIRPSRLTLLLGPPSSGKTTLMLALAGRLGTDLQTSGRITYNGHGLNEFVPQRTAAYVSQQDWHVAEMTVRETLEFAGRCQGVGFKYDMLTELARREKNAGIKPDEDLDIFMKILGLDICADTLVGDEMLKGISGGQKKRLTTGELLVGPARVLFMDEISNGLDSSTTYQIIKYLKHSTHALDSTTVISLLQPAPETYELFDDVILLCEGQIVYQGSRDAALDFFTFMGFSCPERKNVADFLQEVTSKKDQEQYWSVLDSPYRYIPPGKFAEAFRSYPAGKNLSEELAVPFDKRYNHRAALATYRYGVKRRELLRTNFQWQRLLMKRNSFIYVFKFIQLLFVALITMSVFFRTTMHRDTIDDGGIYLGSLYFSMVIILFNGFTEVSMLVAKLPVIYKHRDLHFYPSWAYTLPAWVLSIPISLIEAGFWVAVTYYVIGYDPAITRFFRQFFLYFFLHQMSIGLFRLMGSLGRNMIVANTFGSFAMLVVMALGGYIISRDDIPSWWIWGFWFSPLMYAQIAASDNEFLGHSWDKRVENNSNSGLGEALLRARSLFPESYWYWIGVGAMIGYTVLLNMLFTLFLAYLNPLGKQQAVVSKEELQERERRRKGEPTIVELRYYLQQSGSAKHFKQKGMVLPFQPLSMTFSNMNYYVDVPVELKQQGIVEDRLQLLVDVTGAFRPGVLTALVGVSGAGKTTLMDVLAGRKTGGVIEGNIRISGYPKRQETFARISGYCEQTDIHSPCLTVLESLLFSAWLRLPSDVTLEIQRAFVEEVMELVELTPLSGALVGLPGVDGLSTEQRKRLTIAVELVANPSIVFMDEPTSGLDARAAAIVMRTVRNIVNTGRTIVCTIHQPSIDIFESFDELLFLKRGGELIYAGPLGPKSSELIKYFEAVEGVPKIRPGYNPATWMLEVTSAAEENRLGVDFAEIYRKSNLFLLNRELVESLSKPNSNSKELNFPTKYSKSFFYQLLACLWKQNLSYWRNPQYTAVRFFYTVIISLMLGTICWRFGAKRETQQDLFNAMGSMYAAVLFIGITNATAVQPVVSIERFVSYRERAAGMYSALPFAYAQVVIEFPYVFAQAIIYCTVFYSMASFEWTVLKFMWYIFFMYFTMLYFTFYGMMTTAVTPNHNVAAIIAAPFYMLWNLFSGFMIPHKRIPIWWRWYYWANPMAWSLYGLLTSQYGDDNKLLKLSDGTHLVPVRQLLNSVFGYRHDFLGISAIMVVGFSVFFAVIFAFAIKSFNFQRR from the exons ATGTGGAACTCGGCGGAGAATGCGTTTGCGAGGACGGCGTCGTTTAGGGAGGATGGAGAGGACGAGGAGGAGCTCCGGTGGGCCGCGCTGGAGAGGCTACCTACCTACACTCGCGTACGGAGAGGGATCTTCAGGAACATGGTTGGAGATCACATGGAGATTGAGGTCACTGAGCTCCAAGCTCAGGAGCAGAAGCTCGTGCTTGATCGACTCGTTACCTCCGTCGATGACGACCCTGAGCGATTCTTCCAACGCATGAGAAGCCGATTTGACgc AGTAGATTTGGAGTTTCCAAAGATTGAGGTTCGATTTCAGAATTTTACAGTTGAATCATTCGTCCACGTTGGAAGCAGAGCACTGCCAACAATTCCCAATTATGTTACTAACATGGCTGAG GCATTTTTAAGGCAGTTGCGTCTATACCGGGGACAGAGAAGCAAGTTGACAATTTTAGACGGTATTAGTGGGTTAATTAGACCATCAAG ATTGACATTGCTATTGGGTCCTCCAAGCTCCGGAAAGACAACTCTAATGTTGGCTCTTGCAGGTCGCCTTGGAACTGATTTGCAG ACGTCAGGTAGGATCACATATAATGGACATGGCCTGAATGAATTTGTTCCTCAGAGGACAGCTGCTTATGTTAGCCAACAGGATTGGCATGTGGCCGAAATGACTGTAAGGGAAACTCTTGAGTTTGCAGGACGCTGTCAAGGTGTTGGGTTCAAATATG ATATGCTAACTGAACTtgcaagaagagaaaagaatgcTGGCATAAAACCTGATGAAGATCTTGATATATTCATGAAG ATTTTAGGGTTGGACATCTGTGCTGACACATTGGTGGGAGATGAAATGCTCAAGGGAATCTCTGGGGGCCAAAAGAAGCGGCTTACAACAG GTGAATTACTAGTTGGTCCTGCGAGAGTGCTATTCATGGATGAAATATCAAATGGGCTTGATAGTTCCACAACTtatcaaataatcaaatatCTTAAGCATTCAACTCATGCACTTGATTCCACCACTGTAATTTCTCTGCTCCAACCAGCTCCTGAGACGTACGAATTGTTTGATGACGTTATACTTTTGTGTGAGGGCCAGATTGTATACCAGGGATCTCGTGATGCTGCTCTTGattttttcacatttatggGATTTAGTTGCCCTGAGCGAAAGAATGTGGCAGACTTCTTGCAAGAA GTGACATCAAAGAAGGACCAAGAGCAGTACTGGTCTGTTCTGGACAGCCCTTACCGGTACATACCTCCTGGAAAGTTTGCTGAAGCTTTTCGTTCATATCCTGCCGGGAAGAATTTGTCTGAGGAACTGGCTGTTCCTTTTGATAAACGCTATAATCATCGAGCAGCCTTGGCAACATATCGCTATGGAGTGAAAAGGCGTGAACTTCTCAGGACCAACTTTCAGTGGCAGAGGCTACTCATGAAAcgaaattcatttatttatgtCTTCAAGTTCATTCAG CTTCTTTTTGTTGCTTTGATCACAATGAGTGTGTTTTTCCGGACAACAATGCACCGTGATACGATTGATGATGGAGGGATATATCTTGGGTCACTATACTTTTCTATggttattattctttttaatggcTTTACCGAGGTGTCAATGTTGGTGGCCAAGCTTCCAGTGATTTACAAGCATAGGGACTTGCACTTCTACCCAAGCTGGGCTTATACTCTTCCTGCTTGGGTTTTAAGTATTCCAATTTCACTCATAGAGGCTGGTTTCTGGGTGGCAGTCACATACTATGTGATTGGATATGATCCTGCAATCACTAG GTTTTTTCGGCAGTTCTTTTTGTACTTCTTTCTACACCAAATGTCAATAGGACTCTTCCGTCTTATGGGATCCTTGGGCAGGAACATGATAGTTGCCAACACCTTTGGATCATTTGCTATGCTGGTTGTCATGGCTCTTGGAGGGTACATCATTTCAAGAG ATGATATACCAAGTTGGTGGATCTGGGGATTCTGGTTTTCTCCTTTGATGTATGCTCAAATTGCAGCATCTGACAATGAATTCCTTGGACATTCCTGGGATAAG AGAGTTGAGAACAACTCGAACTCTGGGTTGGGTGAGGCATTACTAAGAGCACGCAGTTTATTTCCAGAGAGCTACTGGTATTGGATTGGTGTTGGTGCTATGATTGGATACACAGTTTTACTCAACATGCTGTTCACATTATTTCTAGCTTACCTTAACC CTTTGGGTAAGCAACAAGCTGTGGTCTCTAAGGAAGAGCtgcaggagagagagaggagaaggaAAGGTGAACCTACTATTGTTGAACTGAGGTACTACTTGCAGCAGTCAGGGAGTG CAAAACATTTTAAGCAGAAAGGCATGGTTCTCCCATTCCAACCACTCTCTATGACTTTCAGCAATATGAATTACTATGTGGATGTCCCTGTG GAATTGAAGCAACAAGGAATAGTGGAAGATAGATTGCAGCTGTTGGTTGATGTTACTGGAGCATTTAGGCCTGGTGTCCTTACAGCATTGGTTGGAGTCAGTGGTGCTGGGAAAACCACCCTCATGGATGTATTAGCTGGTAGAAAAACTGGTGGGGTCATTGAAGGGAACATACGTATTTCTGGTTATCCCAAAAGGCAGGAAACTTTCGCAAGAATTTCTGGTTACTGTGAGCAGACTGACATTCATTCCCCTTGCTTGACTGTTCTGGAATCACTTCTGTTCTCTGCTTGGCTTCGGTTACCATCAGATGTTACCTTGGAGATTCAACGG GCCTTTGTTGAGGAGGTGATGGAACTTGTAGAGCTCACTCCACTGAGTGGGGCATTGGTTGGTCTACCTGGAGTTGATGGTTTGTCAACAGAACAGCGGAAAAGATTAACGATTGCTGTGGAACTTGTTGCCAACCCTTCTATAGTGTTCATGGATGAGCCCACATCAGGTTTGGATGCAAGGGCTGCAGCCATTGTGATGAGGACTGTAAGGAATATTGTAAATACTGGACGAACAATAGTGTGCACCATCCATCAGCCCAGCATAGACATTTTTGAATCCTTTGATGag CTTTTGTTTCTGAAGCGCGGAGGAGAGCTCATATATGCTGGTCCACTTGGCCCCAAGTCTAGCGAGCTCATCAAATATTTTGAG GCAGTTGAAGGAGTGCCAAAAATCAGGCCTGGATATAATCCTGCTACATGGATGCTTGAGGTTACTTCTGCTGCTGAAGAGAATCGTCTCGGAGTGGACTTTGCAGAAATTTACCGAAAATCAAATCTATTTCT acttaatagagagttggttgaaagcCTAAGCAAGCCGAATAGTAATTCAAAGGAATTGAACTTCCCCACCAAGTATTCAAAGTCATTCTTTTACCAGTTGTTGGCTTGTCTTTGGAAGCAAAATCTTTCTTATTGGCGAAACCCACAATACACTGCAGTTCGCTTCTTCTATACTGTCATCATCTCATTGATGCTTGGAACAATATGCTGGAGATTTGGTGCTAAAag GGAGACCCAGCAGGATTTATTTAATGCCATGGGTTCAATGTATGCAGCCGTCCTGTTCATTGGAATCACAAATGCTACTGCTGTTCAACCTGTTGTTTCTATTGAGAGATTTGTTTCATATCGAGAGAGGGCTGCAGGGATGTATTCAGCTTTACCATTTGCATATGCTCAG GTTGTTATTGAGTTCCCCTATGTATTTGCACAGGCAATCATCTACTGCACAGTTTTCTACTCCATGGCTTCATTTGAGTGGACTGTGTTGAAATTTATGTGGTACATATTCTTTATGTATTTTACTATGCTGTACTTCACCTTTTATGGGATGATGACAACTGCTGTCACACCAAATCATAATGTGGCTGCCATCATTGCTGCTCCATTTTATATGCTATGGAACCTTTTCAGTGGCTTTATGATTCCTCACAAg AGAATCCCAATATGGTGGAGATGGTATTATTGGGCAAACCCTATGGCCTGGTCTCTATATGGCCTCCTTACTTCACAATATGGTGATGACAATAAACTCTTGAAGCTATCAGATGGAACTCACTTGGTACCTGTAAGGCAGTTACTCAATAGTGTTTTTGGGTATAGGCATGATTTCTTGGGTATATCTGCGATTATGGTGGTGGGTTTCAGCGTGTTTTTTGCAGTCATTTTTGCTTTTGCAATAAAATCCTTCAACTTCCAAAGGAGATGA
- the LOC115976990 gene encoding ABC transporter G family member 32 isoform X1, which produces MWNSAENAFARTASFREDGEDEEELRWAALERLPTYTRVRRGIFRNMVGDHMEIEVTELQAQEQKLVLDRLVTSVDDDPERFFQRMRSRFDAVDLEFPKIEVRFQNFTVESFVHVGSRALPTIPNYVTNMAEAFLRQLRLYRGQRSKLTILDGISGLIRPSRLTLLLGPPSSGKTTLMLALAGRLGTDLQTSGRITYNGHGLNEFVPQRTAAYVSQQDWHVAEMTVRETLEFAGRCQGVGFKYDMLTELARREKNAGIKPDEDLDIFMKSLALGGQETSLVVEYIIKILGLDICADTLVGDEMLKGISGGQKKRLTTGELLVGPARVLFMDEISNGLDSSTTYQIIKYLKHSTHALDSTTVISLLQPAPETYELFDDVILLCEGQIVYQGSRDAALDFFTFMGFSCPERKNVADFLQEVTSKKDQEQYWSVLDSPYRYIPPGKFAEAFRSYPAGKNLSEELAVPFDKRYNHRAALATYRYGVKRRELLRTNFQWQRLLMKRNSFIYVFKFIQLLFVALITMSVFFRTTMHRDTIDDGGIYLGSLYFSMVIILFNGFTEVSMLVAKLPVIYKHRDLHFYPSWAYTLPAWVLSIPISLIEAGFWVAVTYYVIGYDPAITRFFRQFFLYFFLHQMSIGLFRLMGSLGRNMIVANTFGSFAMLVVMALGGYIISRDDIPSWWIWGFWFSPLMYAQIAASDNEFLGHSWDKRVENNSNSGLGEALLRARSLFPESYWYWIGVGAMIGYTVLLNMLFTLFLAYLNPLGKQQAVVSKEELQERERRRKGEPTIVELRYYLQQSGSAKHFKQKGMVLPFQPLSMTFSNMNYYVDVPVELKQQGIVEDRLQLLVDVTGAFRPGVLTALVGVSGAGKTTLMDVLAGRKTGGVIEGNIRISGYPKRQETFARISGYCEQTDIHSPCLTVLESLLFSAWLRLPSDVTLEIQRAFVEEVMELVELTPLSGALVGLPGVDGLSTEQRKRLTIAVELVANPSIVFMDEPTSGLDARAAAIVMRTVRNIVNTGRTIVCTIHQPSIDIFESFDELLFLKRGGELIYAGPLGPKSSELIKYFEAVEGVPKIRPGYNPATWMLEVTSAAEENRLGVDFAEIYRKSNLFLLNRELVESLSKPNSNSKELNFPTKYSKSFFYQLLACLWKQNLSYWRNPQYTAVRFFYTVIISLMLGTICWRFGAKRETQQDLFNAMGSMYAAVLFIGITNATAVQPVVSIERFVSYRERAAGMYSALPFAYAQVVIEFPYVFAQAIIYCTVFYSMASFEWTVLKFMWYIFFMYFTMLYFTFYGMMTTAVTPNHNVAAIIAAPFYMLWNLFSGFMIPHKRIPIWWRWYYWANPMAWSLYGLLTSQYGDDNKLLKLSDGTHLVPVRQLLNSVFGYRHDFLGISAIMVVGFSVFFAVIFAFAIKSFNFQRR; this is translated from the exons ATGTGGAACTCGGCGGAGAATGCGTTTGCGAGGACGGCGTCGTTTAGGGAGGATGGAGAGGACGAGGAGGAGCTCCGGTGGGCCGCGCTGGAGAGGCTACCTACCTACACTCGCGTACGGAGAGGGATCTTCAGGAACATGGTTGGAGATCACATGGAGATTGAGGTCACTGAGCTCCAAGCTCAGGAGCAGAAGCTCGTGCTTGATCGACTCGTTACCTCCGTCGATGACGACCCTGAGCGATTCTTCCAACGCATGAGAAGCCGATTTGACgc AGTAGATTTGGAGTTTCCAAAGATTGAGGTTCGATTTCAGAATTTTACAGTTGAATCATTCGTCCACGTTGGAAGCAGAGCACTGCCAACAATTCCCAATTATGTTACTAACATGGCTGAG GCATTTTTAAGGCAGTTGCGTCTATACCGGGGACAGAGAAGCAAGTTGACAATTTTAGACGGTATTAGTGGGTTAATTAGACCATCAAG ATTGACATTGCTATTGGGTCCTCCAAGCTCCGGAAAGACAACTCTAATGTTGGCTCTTGCAGGTCGCCTTGGAACTGATTTGCAG ACGTCAGGTAGGATCACATATAATGGACATGGCCTGAATGAATTTGTTCCTCAGAGGACAGCTGCTTATGTTAGCCAACAGGATTGGCATGTGGCCGAAATGACTGTAAGGGAAACTCTTGAGTTTGCAGGACGCTGTCAAGGTGTTGGGTTCAAATATG ATATGCTAACTGAACTtgcaagaagagaaaagaatgcTGGCATAAAACCTGATGAAGATCTTGATATATTCATGAAG TCGTTAGCTCTTGGGGGACAGGAGACAAGCCTTGTAGTGGAGTACATTATAAAG ATTTTAGGGTTGGACATCTGTGCTGACACATTGGTGGGAGATGAAATGCTCAAGGGAATCTCTGGGGGCCAAAAGAAGCGGCTTACAACAG GTGAATTACTAGTTGGTCCTGCGAGAGTGCTATTCATGGATGAAATATCAAATGGGCTTGATAGTTCCACAACTtatcaaataatcaaatatCTTAAGCATTCAACTCATGCACTTGATTCCACCACTGTAATTTCTCTGCTCCAACCAGCTCCTGAGACGTACGAATTGTTTGATGACGTTATACTTTTGTGTGAGGGCCAGATTGTATACCAGGGATCTCGTGATGCTGCTCTTGattttttcacatttatggGATTTAGTTGCCCTGAGCGAAAGAATGTGGCAGACTTCTTGCAAGAA GTGACATCAAAGAAGGACCAAGAGCAGTACTGGTCTGTTCTGGACAGCCCTTACCGGTACATACCTCCTGGAAAGTTTGCTGAAGCTTTTCGTTCATATCCTGCCGGGAAGAATTTGTCTGAGGAACTGGCTGTTCCTTTTGATAAACGCTATAATCATCGAGCAGCCTTGGCAACATATCGCTATGGAGTGAAAAGGCGTGAACTTCTCAGGACCAACTTTCAGTGGCAGAGGCTACTCATGAAAcgaaattcatttatttatgtCTTCAAGTTCATTCAG CTTCTTTTTGTTGCTTTGATCACAATGAGTGTGTTTTTCCGGACAACAATGCACCGTGATACGATTGATGATGGAGGGATATATCTTGGGTCACTATACTTTTCTATggttattattctttttaatggcTTTACCGAGGTGTCAATGTTGGTGGCCAAGCTTCCAGTGATTTACAAGCATAGGGACTTGCACTTCTACCCAAGCTGGGCTTATACTCTTCCTGCTTGGGTTTTAAGTATTCCAATTTCACTCATAGAGGCTGGTTTCTGGGTGGCAGTCACATACTATGTGATTGGATATGATCCTGCAATCACTAG GTTTTTTCGGCAGTTCTTTTTGTACTTCTTTCTACACCAAATGTCAATAGGACTCTTCCGTCTTATGGGATCCTTGGGCAGGAACATGATAGTTGCCAACACCTTTGGATCATTTGCTATGCTGGTTGTCATGGCTCTTGGAGGGTACATCATTTCAAGAG ATGATATACCAAGTTGGTGGATCTGGGGATTCTGGTTTTCTCCTTTGATGTATGCTCAAATTGCAGCATCTGACAATGAATTCCTTGGACATTCCTGGGATAAG AGAGTTGAGAACAACTCGAACTCTGGGTTGGGTGAGGCATTACTAAGAGCACGCAGTTTATTTCCAGAGAGCTACTGGTATTGGATTGGTGTTGGTGCTATGATTGGATACACAGTTTTACTCAACATGCTGTTCACATTATTTCTAGCTTACCTTAACC CTTTGGGTAAGCAACAAGCTGTGGTCTCTAAGGAAGAGCtgcaggagagagagaggagaaggaAAGGTGAACCTACTATTGTTGAACTGAGGTACTACTTGCAGCAGTCAGGGAGTG CAAAACATTTTAAGCAGAAAGGCATGGTTCTCCCATTCCAACCACTCTCTATGACTTTCAGCAATATGAATTACTATGTGGATGTCCCTGTG GAATTGAAGCAACAAGGAATAGTGGAAGATAGATTGCAGCTGTTGGTTGATGTTACTGGAGCATTTAGGCCTGGTGTCCTTACAGCATTGGTTGGAGTCAGTGGTGCTGGGAAAACCACCCTCATGGATGTATTAGCTGGTAGAAAAACTGGTGGGGTCATTGAAGGGAACATACGTATTTCTGGTTATCCCAAAAGGCAGGAAACTTTCGCAAGAATTTCTGGTTACTGTGAGCAGACTGACATTCATTCCCCTTGCTTGACTGTTCTGGAATCACTTCTGTTCTCTGCTTGGCTTCGGTTACCATCAGATGTTACCTTGGAGATTCAACGG GCCTTTGTTGAGGAGGTGATGGAACTTGTAGAGCTCACTCCACTGAGTGGGGCATTGGTTGGTCTACCTGGAGTTGATGGTTTGTCAACAGAACAGCGGAAAAGATTAACGATTGCTGTGGAACTTGTTGCCAACCCTTCTATAGTGTTCATGGATGAGCCCACATCAGGTTTGGATGCAAGGGCTGCAGCCATTGTGATGAGGACTGTAAGGAATATTGTAAATACTGGACGAACAATAGTGTGCACCATCCATCAGCCCAGCATAGACATTTTTGAATCCTTTGATGag CTTTTGTTTCTGAAGCGCGGAGGAGAGCTCATATATGCTGGTCCACTTGGCCCCAAGTCTAGCGAGCTCATCAAATATTTTGAG GCAGTTGAAGGAGTGCCAAAAATCAGGCCTGGATATAATCCTGCTACATGGATGCTTGAGGTTACTTCTGCTGCTGAAGAGAATCGTCTCGGAGTGGACTTTGCAGAAATTTACCGAAAATCAAATCTATTTCT acttaatagagagttggttgaaagcCTAAGCAAGCCGAATAGTAATTCAAAGGAATTGAACTTCCCCACCAAGTATTCAAAGTCATTCTTTTACCAGTTGTTGGCTTGTCTTTGGAAGCAAAATCTTTCTTATTGGCGAAACCCACAATACACTGCAGTTCGCTTCTTCTATACTGTCATCATCTCATTGATGCTTGGAACAATATGCTGGAGATTTGGTGCTAAAag GGAGACCCAGCAGGATTTATTTAATGCCATGGGTTCAATGTATGCAGCCGTCCTGTTCATTGGAATCACAAATGCTACTGCTGTTCAACCTGTTGTTTCTATTGAGAGATTTGTTTCATATCGAGAGAGGGCTGCAGGGATGTATTCAGCTTTACCATTTGCATATGCTCAG GTTGTTATTGAGTTCCCCTATGTATTTGCACAGGCAATCATCTACTGCACAGTTTTCTACTCCATGGCTTCATTTGAGTGGACTGTGTTGAAATTTATGTGGTACATATTCTTTATGTATTTTACTATGCTGTACTTCACCTTTTATGGGATGATGACAACTGCTGTCACACCAAATCATAATGTGGCTGCCATCATTGCTGCTCCATTTTATATGCTATGGAACCTTTTCAGTGGCTTTATGATTCCTCACAAg AGAATCCCAATATGGTGGAGATGGTATTATTGGGCAAACCCTATGGCCTGGTCTCTATATGGCCTCCTTACTTCACAATATGGTGATGACAATAAACTCTTGAAGCTATCAGATGGAACTCACTTGGTACCTGTAAGGCAGTTACTCAATAGTGTTTTTGGGTATAGGCATGATTTCTTGGGTATATCTGCGATTATGGTGGTGGGTTTCAGCGTGTTTTTTGCAGTCATTTTTGCTTTTGCAATAAAATCCTTCAACTTCCAAAGGAGATGA